Proteins encoded within one genomic window of Setaria italica strain Yugu1 chromosome IV, Setaria_italica_v2.0, whole genome shotgun sequence:
- the LOC101762019 gene encoding carboxypeptidase SOL1 isoform X2: MLSLRLLYMPLEVVVLISPGYTDKPRQKEAEPAFKFIGNVHGDEPVGREVLMHLANWLCDNYLKDPLATLIVENMHLHILPTMNPDGFALRWRGNANDIDLNRDFPDQFFSANNDINSRQPETRAIMNWVKQEHFTASASLHGGALVANYPWDGTRDTGKHYYGCPDDKTFRHMASVYSQSHYNMSLSKEFEGGITNGAFWYPIYGGMQDWNYIHGGCFELTLEISDTKWPKAAELPVIWEHNRMSMLNLLASLIKSGVHGRIFAADTGRPIPGLVMIKGIDSKVRASRAFGDYHRIIVPGKKYEVMASMEGFRSKSTHIVLEQEAVSLDFILDPDGVDGQMKLLRSDYDCRCDNDKMFHVREAHLWLYLLVVCGILALYLVFKRKAASRLLAFRYSPRRPVAV; the protein is encoded by the exons ATGCTGAGCTTGAGATTGCTGTACATGCCTTTGGAAGTCGTTGTTCTAATATCTCCAGGATATACAG ACAAGCCAAGGCAAAAAGAAGCTGAACCAGCATTCAAG TTCATTGGAAATGTTCATGGTGATGAGCCGGTTGGAAGAGAGGTTCTTATGCATCTTGCGAATTGGCTGTGTGATAACTATCTGAAGGATCCATTG GCAACTCTAATTGTGGAGAATATGCACCTTCATATACTTCCAACAATGAACCCAGATGGATTTGCTCTTAGATGGCGTGGTAATGCAAATGATATTGATCTCAACCGAGATTTTCCTGACCAA TTCTTCTCCGCTAACAACGATATCAACTCCAGACAACCTGAAACTAGAGCCATTATGAACTGGGTAAAGCAAGAACACTTCACAGCTTCTGCTAGTTTGCATGGG gGTGCTCTTGTTGCCAATTATCCATGGGATGGAACTAGAGATACAGG CAAACATTATTACGGATGTCCTGATGATAAGACATTCCGGCACATGGCATCAGTGTATAGTCAGTCCCACTACAACATGTCCTTGAGCAAAGAATTTGAAGGAGGGATAACAAATGGAGCCTTCTG GTATCCAATATATGGTGGAATGCAAGACTGGAATTATATACATGGAGGCTGCTTTGAGTTGACTCTGGAGATTAGTGACACAAAATGGCCAAAAGCAGCTGAG CTTCCTGTCATCTGGGAACACAATAGAATGAGTATGCTTAATCTTCTTGCAAGCTTAATAAAG TCAGGAGTTCATGGAAGGATATTTGCAGCAGATACTGGCAGGCCTATACCTGGCTTAGTGATGATAAAGGGCATCGATTCCAAG gtAAGAGCAAGCAGAGCTTTTGGAGATTACCACCGAATTATTGTGCCTGGTAAGAAATACGAAG TTATGGCATCCATGGAAGGCTTCCGATCAAAGTCCACGCACATTGTGCTGGAGCAGGAAGCTGTCAGCCTTGATTTCATCCTGGACCCGGACGGAGTTGATGGGCAGATGAAGCTGCTCCGTAGTGACTACGACTGCCGCTGCGACAATGACAAGATGTTCCATGTTCGAGAAGCTCACCTCTGGCTGTATCTTCTTGTAGTGTGCGGTATCCTGGCCCTCTATTTGGTCTTCAAGAGAAAAGCGGCATCAAGGTTGCTGGCATTCAGATACTCACCCAGACGGCCTGTTGCTGTATAA
- the LOC101761219 gene encoding eukaryotic translation initiation factor 3 subunit G, whose protein sequence is MAAAAAQQKIRWGELEEDDGGDLDFLLPPRVVVGPDENGFKKVIEYRFDDDGNKVKVTTTTRVRKLAKARLSRSAIERRQWPKFGDALKEDAGSRLTMVSTEEILLERPRAPGSKADEPAASGDPLAVASKGGAVLMVCRTCGKKGDHWTSKCPYKDLAPPTESFSDRPPTSDGPPAAGGPAKGAYVPPTLRGGADRSGGDSMRRRNDENSVRVTNLSEDTREPDLLELFRAFGPVSRVYVAVDQKTGSSRGFGFVNFVHREDAEKAISKLNGYGYDNLILRVEWATPRPN, encoded by the exons atggcggcggcggcggcgcagcagaaGATCCGGTGGGGGGAGCtcgaggaggacgacggcggcgacctcgacttcctcctccctccccgcgtcgtcgtcgggccCGACGAGAACGGCTTCAAGAAGGTCATCGAGTACCgcttcgacgacgacggcaacaAGGTCaaggtcaccaccaccacccgcgtCCGCAAGCTCGCCAAGGCCCGCCTCTCCCGCAGCGCCATCGAGCGCCGCCAGTGGCCCAAGTTCGGCGACGCCCTCAAGGAGGACGCCGGCTCCAGGCTCACCATGGTCTCCACCGAGGAGATCCTCCTCGAGCGCCCCCGCGCCCCTG GGAGCAAAGCTGATGAACCAGCTGCATCTGGTGACCCACTGGCTGTggcaagcaagggaggtgctgttCTCATGGTTTGCAGAACCTGTGGCAAGAAGGGCGACCACTGGACCTCAAAGTGTCCCTACAAGGACCTTGCGCCACCGACTGAAAGTTTCTCGGACAGGCCTCCGACGTCCGATGGCCCTCCTGCTGCAGGCGGTCCTGCGAAGGGAGCATATGTTCCCCCTACCTTGAGAGGTGGCGCTGATAGGAGTGGTGGAGATTCGATGCGCCGTAGGAACGATGAGAACTCAGTCCGTGTCACCAACCTCTCAGAGGACACCCGTGAGCCCGACCTCCTCGAGCTGTTCCGCGCGTTCGGCCCTGTCAGCCGTGTCTATGTCGCGGTGGACCAGAAGACTGGGTCAAGCAGGGGGTTCGGCTTCGTCAACTTTGTTCACAGAGAGGACGCGGAGAAGGCGATCAGCAAGCTCAATGGTTATGGTTATGATAACCTTATCCTCCGCGTTGAGTGGGCGACGCCAAGGCCCAACTAG
- the LOC111257104 gene encoding sulfated surface glycoprotein 185-like — protein sequence MPVVALVLLVDRAGPAMPFTRSSAPACHRSRFPATIEGPPAIEPPPAIKGEEPPPLLHTTNAALPACCPLLHHPCAPPPGTPLPPPCPPPAPPLPSPSAQDRGVPEEEHEEEFDRELEPED from the exons ATGCCGGTCGTCGCCCTTGTGCTCCTCGTTGATCGAGCCGGCCCCGCCATGCCCTTCACGCGGAGCTCCGCTCCGGCATGCCACCGGTCGAGATTCCCGGCCACCATTGAAGGCCCGCCGGCCATCGAGCCCccgccggctataaaaggggaagagcccccgccgctcctccacaCCACCAACGCCGCCCTCCCAGCTTGCTgccccctgctccaccacccCTGCGCGCCGCCACCAGGAACGCCGCTACCGCCTCCCTGTCCACCGCCGGCACCCCCTCTCCCATCACCATCCGcccaag atcgcggagtacccgaggaggagcacgaggaagagtttgaccgtGAGCTCGAGCCCGAGGACTAg
- the LOC101762019 gene encoding carboxypeptidase SOL1 isoform X1 encodes MAISRLHPLFVLLLLRAFALLPMQAAARGSHGPSDDGDHGLFSRNLLQKKPHITEEMARGYMSNAELEIAVHAFGSRCSNISRIYSIGKSVNDFPLWVIEISDKPRQKEAEPAFKFIGNVHGDEPVGREVLMHLANWLCDNYLKDPLATLIVENMHLHILPTMNPDGFALRWRGNANDIDLNRDFPDQFFSANNDINSRQPETRAIMNWVKQEHFTASASLHGGALVANYPWDGTRDTGKHYYGCPDDKTFRHMASVYSQSHYNMSLSKEFEGGITNGAFWYPIYGGMQDWNYIHGGCFELTLEISDTKWPKAAELPVIWEHNRMSMLNLLASLIKSGVHGRIFAADTGRPIPGLVMIKGIDSKVRASRAFGDYHRIIVPGKKYEVMASMEGFRSKSTHIVLEQEAVSLDFILDPDGVDGQMKLLRSDYDCRCDNDKMFHVREAHLWLYLLVVCGILALYLVFKRKAASRLLAFRYSPRRPVAV; translated from the exons ATGGCGATCTCGCGCCTCCACCccctcttcgtcctcctcctgctccgcgcCTTCGCCTTGCTTCCCATGCAGGCTGCCGCGAGAGGCAGCCACGGTCCTTCAG ATGATGGAGATCATGGGTTATTTTCACGTAACCTGCTTCAAAAAAAGCCTCATATCAC AGAAGAAATGGCTCGTGGATATATGAGCAATGCTGAGCTTGAGATTGCTGTACATGCCTTTGGAAGTCGTTGTTCTAATATCTCCAGGATATACAG CATTGGAAAGAGTGTGAATGATTTTCCATTG TGGGTGATTGAAATATCAGACAAGCCAAGGCAAAAAGAAGCTGAACCAGCATTCAAG TTCATTGGAAATGTTCATGGTGATGAGCCGGTTGGAAGAGAGGTTCTTATGCATCTTGCGAATTGGCTGTGTGATAACTATCTGAAGGATCCATTG GCAACTCTAATTGTGGAGAATATGCACCTTCATATACTTCCAACAATGAACCCAGATGGATTTGCTCTTAGATGGCGTGGTAATGCAAATGATATTGATCTCAACCGAGATTTTCCTGACCAA TTCTTCTCCGCTAACAACGATATCAACTCCAGACAACCTGAAACTAGAGCCATTATGAACTGGGTAAAGCAAGAACACTTCACAGCTTCTGCTAGTTTGCATGGG gGTGCTCTTGTTGCCAATTATCCATGGGATGGAACTAGAGATACAGG CAAACATTATTACGGATGTCCTGATGATAAGACATTCCGGCACATGGCATCAGTGTATAGTCAGTCCCACTACAACATGTCCTTGAGCAAAGAATTTGAAGGAGGGATAACAAATGGAGCCTTCTG GTATCCAATATATGGTGGAATGCAAGACTGGAATTATATACATGGAGGCTGCTTTGAGTTGACTCTGGAGATTAGTGACACAAAATGGCCAAAAGCAGCTGAG CTTCCTGTCATCTGGGAACACAATAGAATGAGTATGCTTAATCTTCTTGCAAGCTTAATAAAG TCAGGAGTTCATGGAAGGATATTTGCAGCAGATACTGGCAGGCCTATACCTGGCTTAGTGATGATAAAGGGCATCGATTCCAAG gtAAGAGCAAGCAGAGCTTTTGGAGATTACCACCGAATTATTGTGCCTGGTAAGAAATACGAAG TTATGGCATCCATGGAAGGCTTCCGATCAAAGTCCACGCACATTGTGCTGGAGCAGGAAGCTGTCAGCCTTGATTTCATCCTGGACCCGGACGGAGTTGATGGGCAGATGAAGCTGCTCCGTAGTGACTACGACTGCCGCTGCGACAATGACAAGATGTTCCATGTTCGAGAAGCTCACCTCTGGCTGTATCTTCTTGTAGTGTGCGGTATCCTGGCCCTCTATTTGGTCTTCAAGAGAAAAGCGGCATCAAGGTTGCTGGCATTCAGATACTCACCCAGACGGCCTGTTGCTGTATAA
- the LOC101761607 gene encoding uncharacterized protein LOC101761607: protein MAASAAVVQALSSPPSLSPLLPSRPRALRINIPLSLSAKPRARATAAAAAGSDSSNFGNQTSLLPPFSFTLDEGSSRSKRPYRWQRVLLKVSGEALAGDRTENIDPKITMAIAREVASVTKLGVEVAIVVGGGNIFRGASWAGCSGLDRSSADYIGMLATVMNAIFLQATMESIGIPTRVQTAFRMSEVAEPYIRRRAVRHLEKGRVVIFAAGTGNPFFTTDTAAALRCAEINAEVVLKATNVDGVYDADPRHNPNAHLLETVSYHEVTTRDLSVMDMTAITLCQENNIPVVVFNLQKPGNIAKAIVGEKVGTFIGCTRNQEQNGNAMGEERRLVNEV, encoded by the exons atggccgcctccgccgccgtggtgCAGGCTCTCTCCTCGCCACCGTCCCTGTCTCCTCTGCTCCCCTCGCGCCCGAGAGCCCTTCGCATCAACATTCCCCTCTCACTCTCCGCAaagccgcgcgcccgcgccaccgccgccgccgccgccggttccgACTCCTCCAACTTCGG GAATCAAACATCACTGTTGCCGCCGTTCAGCTTTACGCTTGATGAAGGTTCTTCTAGGTCGAAAAGGCCATACAGATGGCAACGTGTACTGCTTAAAGTAAGTGGGGAAGCTCTTGCTGGAGATCGCACCGAAAACATCGACCCAAAG ATTACAATGGCAATTGCAAGAGAGGTTGCTTCTGTCACCAAGCTAGGTGTAGAG GTTGCTATTGTTGTTGGTGGGGGCAATATCTTCCGTGGGGCCTCTTGGGCTGGATGTAGTGGGCTTGATCGCTCATCAGCGGATTACATCGG CATGTTGGCCACTGTGATGAATGCTATATTTCTTCAAGCAACAATGGAGAGCATTGGAATACCTACCCGTGTCCAAACTGCCTTCCGTATGTCAGAGGTTGCAGAACCATATATACGCAGAAGAGCTGTCAGGCATTTAGAGAAAGGAAGGGTTGTTATATTTGCTGCCGGGACAGGGAACCCATTCTTTACAACTGATACAGCTGCTGCTCTCCGTTGTGCAGAAA TTAATGCAGAGGTAGTGCTTAAAGCAACAAATGTTGATGGTGTGTACGATGCAGACCCCAGGCATAACCCAAATGCTCACCTTCTTGAGACAGTGAGCTATCATGAAGTGACTACAAGAGATCTCTCGGTAATGGACATGACTGCCATCACACTATGCCAAGAAAACAACATTCCTG TTGTCGTGTTTAACTTGCAAAAGCCAGGAAACATTGCAAAGGCTATTGTTGGTGAGAAGGTTGGTACCTTTATTGGTTGCACaagaaatcaggaacaaaacGGCAATGCAATGGGTGAAGAAAGAAGATTGGTTAACGAGGTGTGA